The genomic DNA ATCAGGAAATTCGCTGCCTCGAAGGCCGCCTGCCGGTGCGCGGAGGCCGCCACAACCAGCACGATATTCTCGCCAGGCGCGATCTTGCCGTGGCGGTGGATGACGGTGAGCCCCTGCAGCGGCCAGCGCTCAATGGCCTCGGCGGCGATGCGGCCGATCTCGGCCTCTGCCATGCCTGGATAATGCTCGAGCTCGAGGGCCGACAGCGTGCCCGCTTCATCCCGGCAGAGACCTGAGAACGTCACCACGGCGCCGATATCCGCGCGGCCTCCGGTCAGGGCGGCGATCTCGGCGGCGACGTCGAAGTCCTCGCGCTGGACGCGGATGGCCGGCACGACAGCGCCCGCCATCTCAGCCTCCGGTCATCGGCGGGAACAGCGCGATCTCGCGCGCGCCCGCGATTTTCTCGCGGTGGCCGACATGTTCCTGGTTGATGGCGACGCGGATGACGTCCGGATATTGCAACGCGTTTTCGTATTCCTCGCCGCGCGACTTCAGCCAGCGTAATAGGTCGGCCACCGTCTCGATGCCGGCCGGCAGCTCGACATCCTCTTCCGGCTTGCCGATCCGCTCGCGTACCCAGGCAAAATAGA from Mesorhizobium sp. M1E.F.Ca.ET.045.02.1.1 includes the following:
- a CDS encoding molybdenum cofactor biosynthesis protein MoaE, with product MAGAVVPAIRVQREDFDVAAEIAALTGGRADIGAVVTFSGLCRDEAGTLSALELEHYPGMAEAEIGRIAAEAIERWPLQGLTVIHRHGKIAPGENIVLVVAASAHRQAAFEAANFLMDYLKSRAPFWKKEHRADGSEGGWVEAKEADDEAAGRWKTPGG
- the moaD gene encoding molybdopterin converting factor subunit 1 — its product is MRLIYFAWVRERIGKPEEDVELPAGIETVADLLRWLKSRGEEYENALQYPDVIRVAINQEHVGHREKIAGAREIALFPPMTGG